The genomic stretch ATTACCCGGGTCGAGCAACTTAAGGGCCAAAACGGACTCTTATTAGCTCAGGAAAAGACCTGGCGCGAGGAACGCGCGCACCTCATTGAAAAAAATGAAATCGCCCGGCGTAAGGTCGAATCGATGATTTCGCGCCTCAAGGCCCTGGAGCAAGACTCATGAGTTCAAGCAATAGCGTTACCGTGCAGATTCTCGACAAAGAGTATTCGATCATCTGCCCACAGGAAGAGCGCAGCAACCTGGTGAGCGCTGCCCGTTACCTGGACGGCAAGATGCGCGAAATCCGCAGCAGCGGCAAAGTCATCGGCGCCGACCGCATCGCCGTGATGGCCGCCTTGAACATCACCCACGACCTGCTGCACAGCCAGGAACGACCGGACGTGCAGGCCAGCGGCTCGACTCGCGAGCAAGTGCGCGACCTGCTCGATCGTGTGGACTTGGTGCTGGCCACCGATCCGGATGTCAGCAAAGGCTGATTCCTCGGGGTGGTTGCGGTATACTCGCGCCACTCCCTGGGGTGCTTGCCAGTTGACGATGTCCCTGAGCCGATTCGCACTACCCTGGAGGTTGCACGTTGGGCTGGTGTGCATGTCCGCTAGACGGAAAGCCTGAAAGCCTACTGCATCTTCCACCTTGAACTTTCGGGTTCAAGGGCTAAGTCAGCAGCGGTTCATCCGGGGAGCCTGATTCAAGCCGATGCCAGCCCATGCTGGCATCGGCTTTATTACGCGACCACCGTGCTGGTGCCCTCGCCACTCGAACAGCCCATGACGATGACCGAACCTGCGCCGCTTTCCCGCCCGCAACTTCGACGCAAGCTGCGCCAGGCCCGCCGCGCACTGAGCGCCAGCCAGCAACGCCAAGCCGCCCACGGGCTGTATCGGCAACTGGCCCAACACGCGCTGTTCCGCCGCGCCAGACACATCTCCCTGTACCTGCCCACCGACGGTGAAATCGATCCGCGCCTGCTGCTGCGTGCGGCACAGCGCCGGGGCAAGGCGACCTACCTGCCGGTGCTCAGCGCCTGGCCACGCACCAAGATGGTGTTCCAGCGCATTCGCCCGGGCGAAAAACTGCGGCCCAATCGTTTCCGCATTCTCGAACCACGGGCCAACCAGGCCCGCCAGCGCAAGGTCTGGACCTTGGACCTGGTGCTGCTGCCATTGGTCGGCTTTGATCAGGAAGGTGGACGCCTGGGCATGGGCGGTGGGTTTTATGACCGCAGCCTGGCTTACCTGGCACGCCGCCAGAGCTGGCGCAAGCCAACGCTGCTGGGCCTGGCCCATGAATGTCAGAAGGTCGCGAAGCTGGATCAGGCGAGCTGGGATGTGCCGTTGCAAGGAACGGTGACTGATCGCCAGTGGTATGTCGCGGGTCCGCTGGCAGCGAACCCTGTTGCGTGAAGATCAGCGCTTGAAGGGTTGAATCTGTTGCGCGAGCTCGAGCGGAGCATCGGTTTTGTTCGCCCACAGGCTCTGCGCGTAGCCGGTAGTCACCACACCCAAACCGAACACTATGACCAGAACCCAGAGTAAATCCGGTTTGCGTTTCATCGATTGCCCCCCTCAAGGCATTTCACACACGATGTCAGCAGCGGTGTCCGTTACAGGCCGTGCTTGCCGCGTCTTGCTTAAAAGTCCGGCATTTTGCGGTAACGTGAGGCGACACGCAAACGCTGGCGTCAACCGACCGTCGGTTTGTCATGTATTTGCCGGAACCCTTTTCCGCCCCCCTCTCCTGGAGCAAAAAAGATGGCCTATTGGCTGATGAAATCCGAGCCCGACGAGCTCTCGATCAAGGGCCTGGAAAAGCTCGGGCAAGCCCGCTGGGATGGGGTTCGCAACTATCAGGCCCGCAACTTCCTGCGGGCCATGGCGGTGGGTGACGAGTTCTTCTTCTATCACTCCAGTTGCCCGGAGCCGGGAATTGCCGGGATCGGCAAGATCGTCGAAGCCGCCTACCCGGACCCGACGGCCCTCGACCCGCAAAGCCACTACCACGACCCCAAGGCCAACGCCGAAAAAAATCCCTGGAGCGCGATTGATGTCGCGCACGTGGACACCTTCGCCAAGGTGCTCAAGCTCGATTACCTCAAGCAGCAAGCAGCATTGGCAGAGATGCCCCTGGTGCAAAAAGGCAGCCGGCTGTCGGTGATGCCGGTCACGGCCGAGCAATGGGCGGCGGTGCTCGCCTTGCGCTGAACAGCAGAACCCGGCGGTCACGCCCGCAGCGGATGCATAAGCCCCCAGTAAGGGTTAGGCTCGCCTTTCATTTGACGGGCATCAAGTCGCCACTGCGCTGAACCCGTCAGACTAGGACGCTACAGTTGCAGGATGCACTCATGTCGACAAACCATCGCTCATCCCGTCTATTTGCCGTTTCGTTAATGGTCCTGCTGGTCGCCGCCGGCGGTTTCGGCTATTGGAAATCCCTGCGCGACCGCCTGCCCGAAGGCCTGAGCATGGGCAATGGGCGGCTTGAAGCCACCGAAGTGCAGATTGCCAGCAAGCTCCCCGGACGCCTCGCCGACGTGCATGTCGACGAAGGCGACAAGGTGCTCAAGGGCCAGTTGCTGGCGCGCATGGACACCCGCACCCTGGAGGCCCAGCGCAACCAGGCCGAGGCCGAGGTACTGCGCGCCCGGCAAAACTACGCGGCGGCCGAGGCCAATGTGCAGTTGCGCCAAAGCGAACTGCTGCTGGCCAACCAGGAAATCAAGCGCTCACGGGAACTGTTCAATCGCGGTTTCGCCAGCCAGCAGATTCTCGACCAGCAGCAGGCTCGCCTGAATACCGGCAACGCTGCAGTCCAGGCCGCCAATGCCCAGGTCGCGGCAGTGCAGGCGGCGATCGGTGCAGCCCAGGCGCAAGTCGCGCAACTGACCAGTGAAATCGAAGACAGCAGCCTGCGGGCCCCCATCGACGGGGTGATCCAGCTGCGCCTGGCGGAACCGGGCGAAGTACTCGGTGCCGGCGGCCGGGTATTGCTGTTGATCGACCCAAACGACCAGTACATGAACCTCTATCTGCCGGCCTCGGTCACTGGGCGCCTGACCGTCGGTGCCGAGGCGCGCATCCTGCTCGACGCCCTGCCCGACCGGCCATTGCCGGCCAGAATCAGTTTTGTCGCGGCCAAGTCGCAGTTCACCCCCAAGGAAGTGGAAACCCGTGACGAGCGGCAAAAGCTGGTGTTCCGGGTCAAGCTCAAACTGACTGACCCGGCCGCCGTGCCCGAGGCCAAACCGGGAATGCCGGGCGCCGGTTATGTGCGCACGGCGACGGTGGACTGGCCGGCCAACCTGCAATGAGCGCCCTGGCGCTGCAGGCCAAAGGCCTGTGCCATGCCTACGGCGCACAACAGGCACTGATCGACATCGCGTTCAGCCTACCCAGCGGCACACGCTGCGGCCTGATCGGCCCCGATGGTGCGGGCAAATCCAGCCTGCTGGGGCTGATTGCCGGGGTGAAGAAGCTGCAACACGGAGACCTGCAGGTGCTGGGCGGCTCTATCGACCAGCGCCGCCATCGCAACAGCCTGTACCCGCGCATCGCCTTCATGCCCCAGGGCCTGGGTGGCAACCTGTACCCGGACCTGTCGATCAACGAGAACATCCGCTTCTTCGCCACCCTGTTCGGCCTGTCGAAGGACGAGTGCGAACAACGCATGCACAGCCTGTTGCTGGCCACCGACCTGGCACGGTTTGCCGAGCGGCCGGCGGGCAAGCTGTCCGGCGGGATGAAGCAGAAACTCGGCCTGTGCTGCGCGCTGATCCATGAGCCGGACCTGCTGATCCTCGATGAGCCGACCACCGGCGTCGACCCGCTGTCCCGCCGGCACTTCTGGGAGTTGGTAGAGGATGTCCGCCGCCAGCGCCCACAACTGACCCTGCTGGTCGCCACCGCTTATATGGAGGAGGCCGAACAGTTCGAGCACTGCCTGATGCTCGACGCCGGCAAGCTGATCGCCGACGGCCTGAGTCGCGACCTGGCAGCCGTGACCCCCAGCGGCAAACTGGACGATGCGTTCACCTACTTTCAAGGTGACCGCAAACGCAGTAGCCAACCGCTGGTTATTCCACCGCGCCCCCACGACAACCTCGACATCGCCATCCAGGCCCACGAACTGACCCTGCGTTTCGGCGACTTCACGGCCGTGAACAAGGTCAGCTTTGCCATCGGTCGTGGCGAGATTTTCGGTTTCCTCGGCTCCAACGGCTGCGGCAAGACCACCACCATGAAGGTCCTCACCGGCCTGATGCCAGCCAGCGAAGGCAGCGCCACGTTGCTCGGCAAACCGGTGGATGCCAAGGACCTGGCTACGCGCAAGCGGGTCGGTTTCATGTCGCAGAGCTTCTCGCTCTACGGCGAACTCAGCGTGCGCCAGAACCTCGAGTTGCACGCGCGGCTGTTCGACTTGCCCAAGGCCGAGAGCGCCACGCGCATCGAGGAACTGATCCAGCGGTTCGACCTGGGCAGCATTGCCGGGCAACAGTCGGGAGCACTGCCGCTGGGCTTGCGACAGCGCTTGTCACTGGCGGTCGCGGTGCTGCACCGCCCGGAAGTGCTGATCCTCGACGAACCGACTTCCGGCGTCGACCCGGCCGCCCGGGATGATTTCTGGCGACTGCTGATCGAGCTGTCCCGCGAGCAAGGGGTGACGATCTTCCTGTCGACCCACTTCATGAATGAAGCCCAGCGCTGTGACCGGATCTCGCTGATGCACGCTGGCAAGGTGCTGGCCTGCGACACCCCGGCGGCGCTGCAGCAGCAGTTTGCTGGAGACACCCTGGAAGACGCCTTCGTCCGCTGCCTGCAAGATGCGCAGGACGCCAGCACGGCAGCGCCAGCCCCGGCAGCGGTCAACGCCGCGACAGCTCCGGCACCCGCGGGCGGCGCCGCATTCAGCCTGCGGCGGTTGATTGCCGTGGCCAGCCGCGAGGGCAAGGAGTTACTGCGCGACAAAGTGCGCCTGGCCTTCGCCCTCGCCGGGGCCTTGTTCATGATGGTGATCTTTGGCTACGGCATCTCCCTGGACGTCGAGAAACTGGCTTTCGCCGTCTACGACCAGGACCAGACCCCGCAAAGCCGCGCTTACCTCGAGGCGTTTCGCGGCTCGCGCTACTTCGCCGAACAAGCGCCTATCCACGATGCCAGGCAATTACACCAGCGCCTGCAACGCTCGGAGATCAAGCTTGCACTGGAAATTCCCCCAGGCTTCGGCCGCGATCTGTACGCCGGGCGTCAACCGGCCGTGGCCGCGTGGCTCGATGGCGGCATGCCGTTTCGTGCAGAGACCAGCCGCAACTACGTCGAGGCGGTGCATCAGGCCAACCTCGAGCAACTGGCCGCACAAAGCAGCCCGGCGCTCAACCAACGCCCAGCGGCCAGACTGGAAACGCGCTTTCGCTACAACCAGGACGTGGTCAGCGTGAACGCCATCGGCCCGGGAGTCATGGCGCTGATCCTGGCTTTCATCCCGGCCATGCTCACCGCGCTGGGCATCGTCCGGGAAAAAGAGCTGGGCTCGATCACCAACTTCTACGCCACGCCGCTGACCCGCCTGGAATTCCTGCTGGGCAAACAGGCGCCCTACCTGGCCGTCAGCCTGGTCAATCTGGGCTTACTGGTGGCAATGAACCGCTGGCTATTCGGCGTGCCGTTCAAAGGCAGCGGCCTGACCCTGGCCTTCGGTGGCCTGCTCTATGTGCTGGCGACCACCAGCATGGGCCTGCTGATTTCGGCGTTCACCCGCACTCAGATCGCCGCCATCCTCGGCACCATGATTATCACCAGCCTGCCGACCATCCAATTCTCCGGCCTGATCGTGCCGCGCTCCTCGCTCGAAGGCGCCGCTGCCCTGATGGGGCAATTGTTCCCGGCCGGCTACTTCCTCGACATCGCCGTCGGCACCTTCACCAAAGCCCTGGATGTGCGCCAGTTGTGGCCACAGTGCCTGGCACTGTTCGGGTTTTTCCTTGGTTTCACCGGGCTGAGCCTGATCATGCTCAAGAAGCAGGAGGTCTGATGCACCAGCTCTCGCACATCCTGCGCTTGGGGCTCAAGGAGCTCACCAGCCTGCGCCACGACAGCGTCTTGCTGCTGTTCTTGCTGTACGCCTTCAGCGTGGCGATCTACATGCCCGCCGCCGGCTCGGTGATCGGGGTCAACAACGCCAGCGTGGCGATCGTCGACGAAGACCACAGTCATCTCTCGCGCCAGCTCGCCGACGCCCTGCAACCGCCGCAGTTCCAGGCTGCCGTGCCGCTGCCTTACGACCAGTTGGACCAAGTCATGGACCGCGGGCAGTACACCTTTGTGATCAACGTGCCGGCCAACTTCCAGGCCGACCTCCTGGCGGGTCGCTCGCCGGCCGTGCAGGTCAACGTCGACGCCACCGCCATGAGCCAGGCCTTCATGGGGGCCGGCTACATCGGGCGGATCTTCCAGCGTGAACTGCTCAACTATGGCGGGCAGCCGGATACGGCCAGCAAGGCACCGGCCCTGCTGACCACCCGCGCACTGTTCAACACCAACCTGGAGGGCGGCTGGTTCCTGGCGGTGATCCAGATCGTCAACAACATCACCATCCTCGCCATCGTCCTGACCGGCACCGCGCTGCTGCGCGAGCGCGAACACGGTACCCTCGACCATTTGCTGGTGCTGCCGCTGACGGCGCTGGAAATCATGCTGGCGAAAATCGGCAGCAACATGCTGGTGGTGGTGCTGTGCACCTGGGTGTCGCTGGAGGTGGTGGTCAAAGGGCTGTTGGGAGTTCCGCTAGCGGGCTCCCTGGGGCTGTTCCTGCTGGTGACTGCGCTGTATCTGTTCGCCAGTACGGCGCTGGGGATATTCCTCGCAACCCTGGCCCGCTCGACACCGCAGTTCGGCCTGCTGGCAATTCCAGTGATCATTCCGATGCTGCTGCTCTCGGGCGGCAGCACCCCGCTGGACAGCATGCCGCAGTGGCTGCAGTGGGTGATGCAGGGCTCGCCCTCCACCCACTTCGTCAGCCTCAGTGCGGCGATCCTGTTCCGCGATGCCGCGCTCGACGTGGTCTGGCCGGACCTGCTGGCACTGGCAGTGATCGGCCTGGCGTTCTTTGCGATTGCCCTGGCGCGGTTTCGCAAGAGCTTGGCGTCCTGACAGACCGCTATCGCGAGCAAGCCGCAAGCGGGCACTCGCTCCCACTATGGCTCTGGGTGCCCACAGATCCCGCATACACGCCACAAAGCCTGTGGGAGCGAGCTTGCTCGCGATAGGGCCAGCCCATTCAACAGGGGCCTTACTGGATGATCAGGTTGTTGAACAACAGATCATCGACCATCGGCTTGCCGGTTTCGTCGTTCATCACTTGCTGGGTCTGCTTCAGGGCTTCCTGGCGCAGTTTTTCCTTGGCTTCGACGTTGTTCATGGTCTCGCTGGTTTGCTGGCCGAACAGCGCCACCAGTTGGTTACGAATCAACGGCTCATTGGCCTTGACCGCCTTGGCGGCCTCCTCGCCGGTGACCCGCAGCGCCACGTCGGCTTTATAGACCTTGAGCCTGGCCGTGCCATCCAGGCCGTAATTGCCCACGAACGGCGGGGTCAGACTGATATAGCTGACCTTCGGCGCTTCGCCCTCTTTGGCTTCCTTGGCTTCTTCGGCCTGCGCTGCCATAGGCAGCGACAAGGCCAGCATCAACATGATCCACGCTTTCACACTTCGCTCCTTATCCGGTTTGCGGCCTAGCATAACCATCCACCCCCCAGCGCCCAAGCGCAAAGCTTATGGGCGGCTATCAGGGTGGGGCATGCTCGTTGACCCCTTGACTCACCCACCTACACTTATCGGCCATCACTCCCAAAGGAATAGCCCTGATGAAAGCCGTGCTGTGCAAAGCCTTCGGCCCTGCCGAATCGCTGGTGCTGGAAGAAGTCGCCAGTCCTGTCGCCAAGAAGAACGAAATCCTCCTGCAAGTGCACGCCGCGGGGGTCAACTTCCCGGACACGCTGATCATTGAGGGCAAGTACCAGTTCAAGCCACCCTTCCCGTTTTCCCCGGGGGGTGAAGCAGCCGGCGTGGTCAGCGCGGTGGGCGAGAAGGTCAGCCACCTCAAGGTCGGCGACCGGGTCATGGCGCTGACCGGCTGGGGCAGTTTTGCCGAGCAGGTCGCGGTGCCGGGCTACAACGTGTTGCCTATCCCTGCGTCCATGGACTTCAACACTGCCGCCGCCTTCAGCATGACCTACGGCACTTCGATGCACGCGCTCAAGCAACGCGGCCACCTGCAGCCGGGGGAAACCCTGCTGGTGCTGGGTGCATCCGGCGGCGTGGGCCTGGCTGCCGTGGAAATCGGCAAGGCCATGGGTGCCCGGGTCATCGCCGCGGCCAGCAGCGCCGAGAAACTGGCAGTGGCCAAGGCCGCCGGTGCCGATGAGCTGATCAACTACAGCGAAACCAACCTCAAGGACGAAATCAAGCGCCTGACTGACGGCCAGGGCGCCGACGTGATCTACGACCCGGTCGGCGGCGACCTGTTCGACCAGGCCATCCGGTCCATCGCCTGGAACGGCCGCCTGCTGGTGGTCGGTTTCGCCAGCGGGCGGATCCCTGAATTGCCGGTGAACCTCGCCCTGCTCAAGGGCGCTGCTGTGGTCGGAGTATTCTGGGGTTCGTTCGCCCAACGCCAACCCCAGGACAACGCGGCGAACTTCCAGCAACTGTTCGGCTGGTTTGCCGAAGGCAAGCTCAAGCCGCTGGTGTCGCAGGTCTATCCCCTGGCCAACGCGGCCCAGGCCATCAATGACCTGGGCCAGCGCAAGGCGGTGGGCAAGGTGGTGGTGCAGGTTCGCTGAGTCGGGGCGCGCGCTGTACAGCTGACAACGCTGTACAGAGCGTACCGGCTAAAGCACCTTGCGAATCTCCTCCGGCAGGAACCGGAAGAACCTGGATGCGGGGTAATCCAGGCAGCGCCTGGCAATGCTCAGCACCTGGCGGTTCAGCCTTTTAATCATTGCCAGGCGCTCTGCCGTCGTCCATTGATGCTGGAAAAAGCCACTCGACAAGTAAGCCCGGGTGTATCGGAACGCTGCGAGGTCGACCCACAGGTAATCGGCGGTATGGGCGAAACCCGGGTTGATCTCTCGGCATTTCACCTCTTTGAGCCATTGGTTGAGGCCGGTCGAATCATCCAGGTGAAACTGCATCGGCGCTATGACTTCCAGTTCAGCCGGCTTCTCGCCCCCCACCGTCCAGGGCTTGAAGCGCCACTGCTCGATCGCCTCTTGGCTTACCGCACTGAGATCCGGGTGAACACTTTGGAGGATCCTGACCCCGCTCACCGAACCATCGGCCTGCACCGTAAAACCTACCCGTACCTCACCGTTGATCCCAGCCCTATGCAGTGCCCGGGGATAAACCGGTTTGGGCGTGTTCTCTGGAATCAGGAACAATTGCGCGGCCAAACCGTCACTCGAAATACACCAGACCAAAAGCAAACCTAACCAACGCATGACACCCTCCGCGATCTCCGGGCCACTGTTGGCACCTGCGCAAAAGGTTAAGGCGAAGGGCTTTGCCGCCCTATCCCCCAACTTCCGACAGCTTCGCGGGATGTCTCCCAAATCATTGCCGTTTTTTACCAGGCAACCGCCGGAGTTCGCCTCCGGGGAAATCTCCTACACCGCCCTCCAGTTACATACCCGCTGCAGTGGCCCTGCTGGTGGCGGTGTTTGCCTTCATCGTGATGCGCGACACCCCGCAATCCGTGGGCTTGCCGCCCATCGAGCAGTACAAGAACGACTATCCCCACGGCTACGATGCCAGCCATGAAGAAGAATTCAGCGCCAAGGAAATCTTCGTCAAATAAGTGCTGCGCAACAAAATGCTCTGGTACATCGCCCTCGCCAACGTATTTGTCTACCTGCTGCGCTATGGCGTGCTGGACTGGGCTCCGACCTACCTCAAGGAAGCCAAGCACTTCACCGTCGACAAGACGTCCTGGTGTCCATCGGCTTCCTGATCTACGGCCCGGTGATGCTGATCGGCTTGCAGGCGCTGGAGTTGGCACCGAAAAAAGCCGCAGGTACGGCGGCGGGCTTCACCGGACTGTTCGGTTACCTGGGCGGCTCGGTCGCCGCCAGTGCGGCCATGGGCTACACCGTCGACCACTTCGGTTGGGATGGCGGGTTTGTGCTGTTGATCGGTGCGTGCCTGCTGGCCATGGCGTTCCTGGCGCCAACCCTGCGCCACAAGCAAATCGCCAGTCAGGGCCGCGAAGCCATCGCCTGATCCCTGGATGACCCACAACGCTTGAGCCGCGCCTCCAGATTCCGGTCTGGCATGGCGTGGCTGCGCAGGGCGCTGGCGGTCTGCTCGACATAATCGCGCGTGCTGCCATAGCGTCCGCTGGCACTTTCAAAGACCTGGCTGAGCACATGGTCCGGCAAGTTGCCGGCATAGCTGGGCAGGTGTCGCTCCAGGACAAAACCCAATGCCTGAACCTTGCTGCCATCTTCCAGGCGGCAGTTGAGCCAGTGTGGGCGGTACGACGGGACCGGCATTTCGCGCTGCCACAGGGCAAACAACGATGCTTGCAGTTGCTCCTCGGGCAAGCGGTAGGCAAAACCACTGCATGAACCGCCGCGATCCAGGCCAAATACCAGCCCTGGCAACTCCGGCGTGCCCCGGTGTTCGTGGGACCACAGGTACAAACCACGATGGTAGCCATGCACTCGACCGCGCACCCGCTCGACCGCCGAGCATTCGGGGCGCCAGATCAACGAGCCGTAGGCGAACAACCAGACCGGTCCACCCTGATGGCGGGCCATGGTGCTTTGCATGGAGTGGAGCAATTGCTCGTGCGTCAGCTGCGGCCCCAGATCGAGCCGCGGAGGGTAAGCCAGATTGAGAAAATCAGATTCAATGGCTGTCATGGCGAATAGCGTTCAGCTCCCCGCGGGTAAACAATTACTTAATAGAACGCACCGCTGTAACAATAAGGCACATTTGTTTTAAGACAGTTTATAGAGCATGGCACCGAAATTAATCCAGCGCCTGAATGACATATAGCCTATCGGTATTTATCCGTTTGAATAAATACCGAAGGGCTATATAGGGAGTTATAACGAAGTTTCGAACTCAATTGCGTCGCTCAAGAGCGCGGATCAAGATCGCGGCGCATATGCAAATACGTCGGCGCGCATCTGGTGGGCGTCCATACCCGCCTCGACCAAGGCATCCAGCGTGCCATAGACCATCGCCGGCGAGCCGCTGGCGTAGACATGCAGGGGCTTGAGGTCCGGGAAATCCTCACAGACCGCTTGATGCAACATGCCGCAGCGCCCTTCCCAGCCACACAGGTCGCTGACCACCTGGTGCAGGAACAGATTGGGCAACTTCAGCCATTCGTCCCAGTGCTCCATCTGGTAGAAATCTTCCGGGCGACGCACGCCCCAGTACAGGTGCACCGGGTACTTGAAGCCTTTGGCCCGGCAATGTTCGAGCAGGCTGTGGATCTGCCCCATGCCGGTACCCGCCGCAATCAGCACCAGCGGGCCCTCCGGTAACTCGGCCAGGTGGGTATCGCCGAATGGCAG from Pseudomonas sp. S04 encodes the following:
- a CDS encoding TIGR02449 family protein, giving the protein MEDTDLQALMARLELLITRVEQLKGQNGLLLAQEKTWREERAHLIEKNEIARRKVESMISRLKALEQDS
- a CDS encoding cell division protein ZapA translates to MSSSNSVTVQILDKEYSIICPQEERSNLVSAARYLDGKMREIRSSGKVIGADRIAVMAALNITHDLLHSQERPDVQASGSTREQVRDLLDRVDLVLATDPDVSKG
- a CDS encoding 5-formyltetrahydrofolate cyclo-ligase; protein product: MTEPAPLSRPQLRRKLRQARRALSASQQRQAAHGLYRQLAQHALFRRARHISLYLPTDGEIDPRLLLRAAQRRGKATYLPVLSAWPRTKMVFQRIRPGEKLRPNRFRILEPRANQARQRKVWTLDLVLLPLVGFDQEGGRLGMGGGFYDRSLAYLARRQSWRKPTLLGLAHECQKVAKLDQASWDVPLQGTVTDRQWYVAGPLAANPVA
- a CDS encoding EVE domain-containing protein, which translates into the protein MAYWLMKSEPDELSIKGLEKLGQARWDGVRNYQARNFLRAMAVGDEFFFYHSSCPEPGIAGIGKIVEAAYPDPTALDPQSHYHDPKANAEKNPWSAIDVAHVDTFAKVLKLDYLKQQAALAEMPLVQKGSRLSVMPVTAEQWAAVLALR
- a CDS encoding HlyD family secretion protein, whose translation is MSTNHRSSRLFAVSLMVLLVAAGGFGYWKSLRDRLPEGLSMGNGRLEATEVQIASKLPGRLADVHVDEGDKVLKGQLLARMDTRTLEAQRNQAEAEVLRARQNYAAAEANVQLRQSELLLANQEIKRSRELFNRGFASQQILDQQQARLNTGNAAVQAANAQVAAVQAAIGAAQAQVAQLTSEIEDSSLRAPIDGVIQLRLAEPGEVLGAGGRVLLLIDPNDQYMNLYLPASVTGRLTVGAEARILLDALPDRPLPARISFVAAKSQFTPKEVETRDERQKLVFRVKLKLTDPAAVPEAKPGMPGAGYVRTATVDWPANLQ
- the rbbA gene encoding ribosome-associated ATPase/putative transporter RbbA — protein: MSALALQAKGLCHAYGAQQALIDIAFSLPSGTRCGLIGPDGAGKSSLLGLIAGVKKLQHGDLQVLGGSIDQRRHRNSLYPRIAFMPQGLGGNLYPDLSINENIRFFATLFGLSKDECEQRMHSLLLATDLARFAERPAGKLSGGMKQKLGLCCALIHEPDLLILDEPTTGVDPLSRRHFWELVEDVRRQRPQLTLLVATAYMEEAEQFEHCLMLDAGKLIADGLSRDLAAVTPSGKLDDAFTYFQGDRKRSSQPLVIPPRPHDNLDIAIQAHELTLRFGDFTAVNKVSFAIGRGEIFGFLGSNGCGKTTTMKVLTGLMPASEGSATLLGKPVDAKDLATRKRVGFMSQSFSLYGELSVRQNLELHARLFDLPKAESATRIEELIQRFDLGSIAGQQSGALPLGLRQRLSLAVAVLHRPEVLILDEPTSGVDPAARDDFWRLLIELSREQGVTIFLSTHFMNEAQRCDRISLMHAGKVLACDTPAALQQQFAGDTLEDAFVRCLQDAQDASTAAPAPAAVNAATAPAPAGGAAFSLRRLIAVASREGKELLRDKVRLAFALAGALFMMVIFGYGISLDVEKLAFAVYDQDQTPQSRAYLEAFRGSRYFAEQAPIHDARQLHQRLQRSEIKLALEIPPGFGRDLYAGRQPAVAAWLDGGMPFRAETSRNYVEAVHQANLEQLAAQSSPALNQRPAARLETRFRYNQDVVSVNAIGPGVMALILAFIPAMLTALGIVREKELGSITNFYATPLTRLEFLLGKQAPYLAVSLVNLGLLVAMNRWLFGVPFKGSGLTLAFGGLLYVLATTSMGLLISAFTRTQIAAILGTMIITSLPTIQFSGLIVPRSSLEGAAALMGQLFPAGYFLDIAVGTFTKALDVRQLWPQCLALFGFFLGFTGLSLIMLKKQEV
- a CDS encoding ABC transporter permease, giving the protein MHQLSHILRLGLKELTSLRHDSVLLLFLLYAFSVAIYMPAAGSVIGVNNASVAIVDEDHSHLSRQLADALQPPQFQAAVPLPYDQLDQVMDRGQYTFVINVPANFQADLLAGRSPAVQVNVDATAMSQAFMGAGYIGRIFQRELLNYGGQPDTASKAPALLTTRALFNTNLEGGWFLAVIQIVNNITILAIVLTGTALLREREHGTLDHLLVLPLTALEIMLAKIGSNMLVVVLCTWVSLEVVVKGLLGVPLAGSLGLFLLVTALYLFASTALGIFLATLARSTPQFGLLAIPVIIPMLLLSGGSTPLDSMPQWLQWVMQGSPSTHFVSLSAAILFRDAALDVVWPDLLALAVIGLAFFAIALARFRKSLAS
- a CDS encoding flagellar basal body-associated protein FliL; translated protein: MKAWIMLMLALSLPMAAQAEEAKEAKEGEAPKVSYISLTPPFVGNYGLDGTARLKVYKADVALRVTGEEAAKAVKANEPLIRNQLVALFGQQTSETMNNVEAKEKLRQEALKQTQQVMNDETGKPMVDDLLFNNLIIQ
- a CDS encoding NADPH:quinone oxidoreductase family protein; the protein is MKAVLCKAFGPAESLVLEEVASPVAKKNEILLQVHAAGVNFPDTLIIEGKYQFKPPFPFSPGGEAAGVVSAVGEKVSHLKVGDRVMALTGWGSFAEQVAVPGYNVLPIPASMDFNTAAAFSMTYGTSMHALKQRGHLQPGETLLVLGASGGVGLAAVEIGKAMGARVIAAASSAEKLAVAKAAGADELINYSETNLKDEIKRLTDGQGADVIYDPVGGDLFDQAIRSIAWNGRLLVVGFASGRIPELPVNLALLKGAAVVGVFWGSFAQRQPQDNAANFQQLFGWFAEGKLKPLVSQVYPLANAAQAINDLGQRKAVGKVVVQVR
- a CDS encoding energy transducer TonB; amino-acid sequence: MRWLGLLLVWCISSDGLAAQLFLIPENTPKPVYPRALHRAGINGEVRVGFTVQADGSVSGVRILQSVHPDLSAVSQEAIEQWRFKPWTVGGEKPAELEVIAPMQFHLDDSTGLNQWLKEVKCREINPGFAHTADYLWVDLAAFRYTRAYLSSGFFQHQWTTAERLAMIKRLNRQVLSIARRCLDYPASRFFRFLPEEIRKVL
- a CDS encoding gamma-glutamylcyclotransferase → MTAIESDFLNLAYPPRLDLGPQLTHEQLLHSMQSTMARHQGGPVWLFAYGSLIWRPECSAVERVRGRVHGYHRGLYLWSHEHRGTPELPGLVFGLDRGGSCSGFAYRLPEEQLQASLFALWQREMPVPSYRPHWLNCRLEDGSKVQALGFVLERHLPSYAGNLPDHVLSQVFESASGRYGSTRDYVEQTASALRSHAMPDRNLEARLKRCGSSRDQAMASRP